The Amycolatopsis sp. DG1A-15b genome window below encodes:
- a CDS encoding bifunctional 3'-5' exonuclease/DNA polymerase: MQVIAGREEDGSFTVRTPSDTVSGLDEAAFVALARELEASEAPRWVFPSVERTYPVLLAAGLRVRRCYDLELAEGLLLAYEGAEEQSRSLRAAWARANGEEPPPDSSAVELAQPTLFDTRAPTLPEGVTVVTAVRRVLAEQERRVAATGHPDRMRLLLAAESASALAAAEMSADGLPWRADVHEELLAARLGPRVPAGQRPKALVELAAKISEAFGGRPVNPDSPPSVVRALAREGIEVPAARKYLLKGIDHPAVGPLLEYKELSRLYTANGWAWLDEWVGEGRFRPHYVVGGVVSGRWASRGGGALQIPKVLRTCVRADPGWKLVVADAAQLEPRVLTALSGDRRLADVAAATDLYARLGEALFSGARWVPVANDDRDDRARAKIAMLSAMYGGTSGEAGPLLGLLRQRFPDAVSYVERAAQAGERGERVRSRLGRTSPAPSAAWRALTGGLASDEAAELKARRASRGWGRFTRNFVVQASAADMTAVMLATLRTRLPAPAHLVFFQHDEVIVHTPASLAPQVSSAITDSVAEAARMLFGPACPVRFPMQTAAVDTYADAK; this comes from the coding sequence GTGCAGGTGATCGCCGGGCGGGAGGAGGACGGCAGCTTCACCGTGCGCACGCCTTCGGACACGGTGTCCGGCCTGGACGAGGCGGCTTTCGTGGCGCTGGCGCGGGAGCTGGAAGCGTCGGAGGCGCCGCGGTGGGTGTTCCCGTCGGTGGAGCGGACGTACCCGGTGCTGCTGGCGGCCGGGCTGCGGGTGCGCCGCTGCTACGACCTCGAACTGGCCGAGGGGCTGCTGCTGGCGTACGAAGGTGCCGAGGAGCAGTCGCGGAGCCTGCGCGCGGCCTGGGCCAGGGCGAACGGCGAAGAACCACCGCCGGACTCGTCGGCCGTCGAGCTGGCGCAGCCGACGCTGTTCGACACCCGCGCGCCGACGCTGCCCGAGGGCGTGACGGTCGTCACGGCGGTGCGGCGCGTCCTCGCGGAGCAGGAGCGGCGGGTGGCGGCGACCGGGCACCCGGACCGGATGCGGCTGCTGCTGGCCGCGGAGTCGGCGAGCGCGCTGGCCGCCGCGGAGATGTCGGCCGACGGCCTGCCGTGGCGCGCCGACGTGCACGAGGAGCTGCTGGCGGCGCGGCTGGGTCCGCGCGTGCCGGCCGGGCAGCGGCCGAAGGCGCTGGTCGAGCTGGCGGCGAAGATCAGCGAGGCGTTCGGCGGGCGGCCGGTGAACCCGGACTCGCCGCCGAGCGTGGTCCGGGCGCTGGCCCGCGAGGGGATCGAGGTGCCGGCGGCGCGGAAGTACCTGCTGAAGGGGATCGACCACCCCGCGGTCGGGCCGCTGCTGGAGTACAAGGAGCTGTCGCGGCTGTACACCGCCAACGGCTGGGCGTGGCTCGACGAGTGGGTCGGCGAAGGCCGGTTCCGGCCGCACTACGTCGTCGGCGGGGTGGTGTCCGGACGCTGGGCCAGCCGCGGCGGCGGGGCGCTGCAGATCCCGAAGGTGCTGCGGACGTGCGTGCGCGCGGACCCGGGCTGGAAGCTCGTGGTGGCGGACGCGGCACAGCTGGAGCCCCGGGTGCTCACGGCGTTGTCGGGCGACCGCCGGCTGGCCGACGTCGCGGCGGCGACGGACCTGTACGCGCGGCTGGGCGAGGCGTTGTTCTCCGGCGCCCGCTGGGTGCCGGTCGCGAACGACGACCGCGACGACCGGGCCCGCGCGAAGATCGCGATGCTCTCGGCGATGTACGGCGGCACGTCCGGCGAGGCGGGGCCGCTGCTGGGGCTGCTGCGGCAGCGCTTCCCGGACGCGGTGTCCTATGTGGAGCGTGCGGCGCAGGCGGGCGAGCGCGGCGAGCGGGTCCGGTCGCGGCTGGGCCGCACGTCCCCGGCGCCCTCGGCGGCGTGGCGCGCGTTGACCGGCGGCCTGGCCTCGGACGAAGCGGCGGAGCTGAAGGCCCGCCGGGCCTCGCGCGGCTGGGGCCGGTTCACCCGGAACTTCGTGGTCCAGGCGAGCGCGGCGGACATGACGGCGGTGATGCTGGCGACCCTCCGCACCCGCCTCCCCGCACCGGCCCACCTGGTGTTCTTCCAGCACGACGAGGTGATCGTCCACACCCCGGCCTCCCTGGCACCCCAGGTGTCCTCCGCCATCACCGACAGCGTGGCGGAGGCCGCCCGGATGCTGTTCGGCCCGGCCTGCCCGGTCCGCTTCCCCATGCAAACCGCAGCAGTGGACACCTACGCCGACGCAAAGTAG
- a CDS encoding acyl-CoA synthetase, which yields MSLVALATTMADKVTETVRSVDVMRRAGLVPFPRLDEGVRSLVALRKFGPFAGANHISARRDPAAVGIVDELGPLTYKQLDDQSNALARAWSERGIRPGQVVAALCRDHRGLVLTMAASGKLGVRLLLMNTGFAKPQLADVAQREGVTALVYDQEFTGLLDAIPDGVDRYLAWVDPGSDLTDRTVPVLDEIIASTDDRPWPAPAKPGGFVLLTSGTTGTPKGAPRPHTSALASAQFLDRIPLRSNEATYMGAPLFHGTGLSQFILSFALGSKVVMRRKFNPEEALRGVAEHKCTALVLVPTMLQRIVDLPKEVRQKYDTSALRIIFVAGSALSPDLGNRANEAFGPVVHNLYGSTEVAVATVATPEDWAKAPGTVGRAPVGCKVALYDQNGRPITEPNVTGRVFVGSGLSFGGYTDGRHKEIIDGLLSSGDVGHFDEDGLLFIDGRDDEMIVSGGENVFPIEVENLLVEREDVIEAAVIGVEDPEFGQRLKAFVVRAEGAELDADEIRDYVKANLARYKVPRDVEFLDELPRNATGKVLRTKLS from the coding sequence ATGAGCCTGGTCGCGCTCGCCACCACGATGGCGGACAAGGTGACCGAGACGGTGCGCAGCGTCGACGTGATGCGGCGGGCGGGCCTCGTTCCCTTCCCCCGGCTCGACGAGGGGGTGCGCTCGCTGGTCGCGCTGCGGAAGTTCGGCCCGTTCGCCGGCGCCAACCACATCTCCGCCCGCCGCGACCCGGCCGCCGTCGGCATCGTCGACGAGCTCGGCCCGCTCACCTACAAGCAGCTCGACGACCAGTCGAACGCGCTGGCCAGGGCCTGGTCCGAGCGCGGCATCCGGCCCGGCCAGGTCGTCGCCGCGCTGTGCCGCGACCACCGCGGCCTGGTCCTCACGATGGCCGCCTCGGGCAAGCTCGGCGTCCGCCTGCTGCTGATGAACACCGGGTTCGCCAAGCCGCAGCTGGCCGACGTCGCCCAGCGCGAAGGCGTCACCGCGCTCGTCTACGACCAGGAGTTCACCGGTCTGCTCGACGCGATCCCGGACGGCGTCGACCGCTACCTCGCCTGGGTCGACCCGGGCTCCGACCTGACCGACCGGACCGTTCCGGTGCTCGACGAGATCATCGCCAGCACCGACGACCGGCCGTGGCCCGCGCCGGCCAAGCCGGGCGGGTTCGTGCTGCTGACCAGCGGCACCACCGGCACGCCGAAGGGCGCGCCGCGGCCGCACACCTCGGCGCTGGCGTCGGCGCAGTTCCTCGACCGGATCCCGCTGCGGTCGAACGAGGCCACCTACATGGGCGCGCCGCTGTTCCACGGCACCGGCCTGTCCCAGTTCATCCTGTCCTTCGCGCTCGGCTCGAAGGTCGTGATGCGGCGCAAGTTCAACCCCGAAGAGGCGCTGCGCGGCGTCGCCGAGCACAAGTGCACCGCGCTGGTGCTGGTGCCGACCATGCTGCAGCGCATCGTCGACCTGCCGAAGGAAGTCCGGCAGAAGTACGACACGTCGGCGTTGCGGATCATCTTCGTCGCCGGCTCGGCCCTGTCCCCGGACCTCGGCAACCGGGCGAACGAGGCGTTCGGCCCGGTCGTGCACAACCTCTACGGCTCGACCGAGGTCGCGGTGGCGACGGTCGCGACGCCGGAGGACTGGGCGAAGGCGCCGGGCACGGTCGGCCGCGCGCCGGTCGGCTGCAAGGTGGCGCTGTACGACCAGAACGGCCGTCCCATCACCGAGCCGAACGTGACCGGCCGCGTGTTCGTCGGCAGCGGGCTCAGCTTCGGCGGCTACACCGACGGCCGCCACAAGGAGATCATCGACGGCCTGCTCTCCAGCGGCGACGTCGGCCACTTCGACGAAGACGGCCTGCTGTTCATCGACGGCCGCGACGACGAGATGATCGTCTCCGGCGGCGAGAACGTGTTCCCGATCGAGGTGGAGAACCTGCTGGTCGAGCGCGAAGACGTGATCGAGGCGGCGGTGATCGGCGTCGAGGACCCGGAGTTCGGGCAGCGGCTCAAGGCGTTCGTGGTGCGAGCCGAAGGCGCAGAACTCGACGCCGACGAGATCCGCGACTACGTCAAGGCGAACCTGGCCCGCTACAAGGTGCCGCGGGACGTCGAGTTCCTGGACGAACTGCCGCGCAACGCGACCGGAAAGGTATTGCGCACCAAGCTGTCATGA
- a CDS encoding phosphotransferase family protein: MNAPVEVRAEDAFDAAAVHAWLSAKVEGLGDEPPHVRQFPGGASNLTYLLAYPDRELILRRPPAGHKAASAHDMRREYRVQHALKPVFPYVPRMVAFGDDPAVLGGDFYVMEKLDGLILRGDLPPGMTLTPEQARELSGKVVDRLVDLHAVDVGKAGLADLGKGAGYVERQIRGWSERYVAARTDNVGDFAEVRAWLAANQPGEVKICLIHNDYRLDNLVLDGPSALTITGVLDWEMATLGDPLMELGSMLAYWVQAGDDDVMHASRRQPTHLPGMFTREEFVARYAEKTGLSIGDWRFYEVYGLFRLAAVLQQLYRRYRDGATRNPAFKDFWQFVGYLDWRCREIIAKGSV, encoded by the coding sequence GTGAACGCCCCGGTCGAGGTCCGCGCGGAGGACGCCTTCGACGCCGCCGCGGTGCACGCCTGGCTGAGCGCGAAGGTCGAGGGCCTCGGGGACGAGCCGCCGCACGTCCGGCAGTTCCCCGGCGGCGCGTCCAACCTGACGTACCTGCTGGCCTACCCGGACCGTGAGCTGATCCTGCGCCGCCCGCCGGCCGGGCACAAAGCGGCGTCGGCGCACGACATGCGGCGCGAGTACCGCGTCCAGCACGCGCTGAAGCCGGTGTTCCCGTACGTGCCGCGGATGGTGGCGTTCGGCGACGATCCGGCCGTGCTCGGCGGCGACTTCTACGTCATGGAGAAGCTGGACGGCCTGATCCTGCGCGGCGACCTGCCGCCGGGGATGACGCTGACGCCGGAGCAGGCGCGCGAGCTGTCCGGCAAGGTCGTCGACCGGCTGGTGGACCTGCACGCCGTCGACGTCGGGAAGGCCGGGCTCGCCGACCTCGGCAAGGGCGCCGGGTACGTCGAGCGGCAGATCCGCGGCTGGTCGGAGCGGTACGTCGCGGCGCGCACGGACAACGTCGGCGACTTCGCCGAAGTCCGTGCGTGGCTGGCGGCGAACCAGCCCGGCGAGGTCAAGATCTGCCTGATCCACAACGACTACCGGCTCGACAACCTGGTGCTCGACGGCCCTTCGGCGTTGACCATCACCGGCGTCCTCGACTGGGAGATGGCCACGCTCGGCGACCCGCTGATGGAGCTGGGCAGCATGCTCGCCTACTGGGTCCAGGCCGGCGACGACGACGTCATGCACGCGAGCCGCCGCCAGCCGACCCACCTGCCCGGGATGTTCACCCGCGAGGAGTTCGTCGCGCGTTACGCGGAGAAGACCGGGCTTTCGATCGGCGACTGGCGGTTCTACGAGGTCTACGGCTTGTTCCGGCTCGCCGCCGTGCTGCAGCAGCTGTACCGCCGTTATCGTGACGGCGCCACGCGCAACCCGGCGTTCAAGGACTTCTGGCAGTTCGTCGGGTACCTGGACTGGCGCTGCCGCGAGATCATCGCGAAGGGGAGCGTGTAG
- a CDS encoding LuxR C-terminal-related transcriptional regulator: MTATKLLPAGTVTILCAGDAAPVVFATPDEALAALPGGPAAVHTGDVLIRDDGTPTGAAVRRCEHLRALAEDGRILVSARTAAALGDAVTLHDLGVHRLPDLTAPERIFELGESPGPLRSLDAVPNNLPVQLTGFVGRDTEVAQVRRLLAGTRLVTLAGPGGSGKTRLAAQVAASTEWPDGVWWVELDAVTDVAEQVAATLGVPVEPRIGAARSVATELRDRRVLLCLDNCEHVLDGAAEVAVELLRTCPEAAVLTTSREPLDVPGETVWRVPPLAVEEAVALFVERAGAVRPLFTLDTSSAAAVRSICTRLDGIPLAVELAAAWLGTLAPHQIDAGLDDRFALLTRGPRGVPARQRTLEGSIAWSHDQLDGEDRAVFRRLAVFAGGFTLDAAGGPAVLPALGRLVDKSLVLAEDGRYRLLETLREYAAARLAEAGETDAVRDRHLDHYLALAEAAEPELDRDKDAWRARVEPERDNLRAALEWGLAQEDPDRGRRLAAAVAWLWNLHGRGHEGLAYLRRAVARRPDDRTPLQARLLTGMGLVADTTAPFDVEAAQRGLDLATELGEAGLRARCLSLTALGHLYTDLDTAWDVAVEAEKVAEDAGDGFARDSALMLRGIVRFARDRHAEAAPLLDEAAEGLLRRGDRGLASTVLSVRSGIALAAADLPRARELAGQAVDVAAPLGDFHRVNTTLCRLALVHCAAGEADAGFRVMEPFLRLLETAGDVFVPGMAGVLGELHWRRGEFEAALRWFEREAVPGTYMAAQGLAERGALLRALGRPDEAVEVLATAVELTRRWSLPSPLAGVLDQQGYLAEPEQAAELHHEALSLRLDHGLRLGVLASLDALTTLFARTGREGDAARVLVSASQARAELGVPRRPSAQAEVDALGLATSEPPMPLDDVVAFVRRARGTRGRPSSGWGSLTPTELEVVKLAAEGCTNPEIGTRLFMSRGTVKTHLAHVYAKLGIANRTELATLAAARLS, from the coding sequence ATGACTGCGACGAAACTCCTGCCGGCCGGCACGGTCACGATCCTCTGCGCCGGCGATGCCGCCCCGGTCGTCTTCGCGACCCCTGACGAGGCGCTCGCGGCGCTGCCCGGCGGCCCGGCGGCCGTGCACACCGGGGACGTGCTGATCCGCGACGACGGCACGCCAACCGGTGCCGCCGTCCGCCGTTGTGAACACCTGCGCGCGCTGGCCGAAGACGGCCGGATCCTCGTGTCGGCCCGCACCGCGGCGGCCCTCGGGGACGCCGTCACGCTGCACGACCTCGGCGTCCACCGGCTGCCGGACCTCACCGCGCCCGAGCGGATCTTCGAACTCGGCGAGTCGCCCGGGCCGCTGCGCTCGCTCGACGCCGTCCCGAACAACCTCCCGGTGCAGCTGACCGGGTTCGTCGGCCGCGACACCGAGGTCGCGCAAGTCCGGCGGCTGCTCGCCGGAACGCGGCTGGTCACGCTGGCCGGACCCGGCGGCAGCGGCAAGACGCGGCTGGCCGCGCAGGTCGCCGCGAGCACCGAGTGGCCTGACGGCGTGTGGTGGGTGGAGCTGGACGCCGTGACCGACGTCGCCGAGCAGGTCGCCGCGACGCTCGGGGTGCCGGTGGAACCCCGGATCGGCGCGGCGCGTTCGGTCGCGACGGAACTGCGCGACCGGCGCGTGCTGCTCTGTCTCGACAACTGCGAGCACGTCCTCGACGGCGCCGCCGAAGTCGCGGTCGAGCTGCTGCGCACCTGCCCCGAGGCCGCCGTGCTGACGACCAGCCGGGAGCCGCTGGACGTGCCGGGGGAGACGGTCTGGCGGGTGCCGCCATTGGCCGTCGAGGAGGCCGTCGCGCTGTTCGTCGAGCGCGCGGGCGCGGTCCGGCCGCTGTTCACCCTGGACACGTCCAGCGCGGCCGCCGTCCGGTCGATCTGCACGCGGCTCGACGGCATCCCCCTGGCCGTCGAACTGGCCGCGGCGTGGCTCGGAACCCTGGCCCCGCACCAGATCGACGCCGGCCTCGACGACCGGTTCGCCCTGCTGACCCGCGGCCCGCGCGGGGTGCCCGCGCGGCAGCGGACCCTCGAAGGCTCGATCGCGTGGAGCCACGACCAGCTCGACGGGGAAGATCGCGCGGTGTTCCGGCGGCTCGCGGTGTTCGCCGGCGGGTTCACCCTGGACGCGGCGGGCGGCCCGGCCGTGCTGCCGGCACTCGGCCGGCTCGTCGACAAGTCCTTGGTACTGGCCGAAGACGGCCGCTACCGGCTGCTGGAAACGCTCCGCGAGTACGCGGCCGCCCGGCTGGCCGAGGCGGGGGAGACCGACGCCGTCAGAGACCGGCACCTGGACCACTACCTGGCCTTGGCCGAAGCCGCCGAGCCCGAGCTCGACCGCGACAAGGACGCCTGGCGGGCGCGGGTCGAGCCCGAGCGCGACAACTTGCGCGCGGCCCTGGAATGGGGGCTGGCGCAGGAGGATCCCGACCGGGGCCGCCGGCTCGCCGCCGCCGTCGCGTGGCTGTGGAACCTGCACGGGCGCGGCCACGAGGGCCTGGCCTACCTCAGGCGCGCGGTCGCCCGGCGCCCGGACGACCGGACACCGCTGCAGGCCCGGCTGCTGACCGGGATGGGCCTGGTCGCGGACACGACGGCGCCGTTCGACGTCGAAGCCGCGCAGCGCGGCCTGGACCTCGCCACCGAACTCGGCGAGGCGGGCCTGCGCGCGCGGTGCCTCTCCCTGACCGCCCTCGGCCACCTGTACACGGACCTGGACACCGCCTGGGACGTCGCCGTCGAAGCCGAGAAGGTCGCCGAGGACGCCGGAGACGGCTTCGCGCGGGACAGCGCGTTGATGCTGCGCGGGATCGTCCGGTTCGCCCGCGACCGCCACGCCGAAGCGGCGCCCCTGCTCGACGAGGCGGCCGAAGGCCTGCTGCGCCGGGGCGACCGCGGCCTCGCGTCGACCGTCCTCAGTGTCCGGTCCGGGATCGCGCTCGCCGCGGCGGACCTGCCGCGGGCGCGGGAACTCGCCGGGCAGGCCGTCGACGTGGCCGCCCCGCTCGGCGACTTCCACCGCGTCAACACGACGCTGTGCCGCCTGGCGCTGGTGCACTGCGCGGCCGGGGAAGCCGACGCCGGGTTCCGCGTGATGGAGCCGTTCCTGCGGCTGCTCGAGACGGCGGGTGACGTCTTCGTACCGGGCATGGCCGGCGTGCTCGGCGAGCTGCATTGGCGGCGAGGCGAGTTCGAAGCCGCGTTGCGCTGGTTCGAGCGCGAAGCCGTGCCCGGGACGTACATGGCCGCGCAGGGACTGGCCGAACGCGGCGCTCTCCTGCGCGCGCTCGGCCGTCCCGACGAGGCCGTGGAGGTGCTGGCCACCGCCGTCGAGCTCACCCGCCGCTGGTCCCTGCCGTCGCCCTTGGCCGGCGTCCTGGACCAGCAGGGGTACCTGGCGGAGCCGGAGCAGGCGGCCGAACTGCACCACGAAGCGTTGAGCCTGCGGCTCGACCACGGCCTCCGGCTGGGTGTCCTGGCGAGTCTCGACGCGCTGACGACGCTGTTCGCGCGCACCGGCCGCGAGGGCGACGCCGCCCGCGTGCTGGTGTCGGCTTCGCAGGCGCGGGCCGAGCTGGGCGTCCCCCGGCGTCCGTCTGCGCAGGCGGAGGTGGACGCGCTCGGCCTGGCGACATCCGAACCGCCGATGCCGCTCGACGACGTGGTGGCGTTCGTGCGCCGGGCCCGGGGCACGCGCGGCCGGCCGTCGAGCGGCTGGGGCAGCCTGACGCCGACCGAGCTGGAGGTGGTGAAGCTGGCGGCCGAGGGCTGCACGAACCCGGAGATCGGCACCCGCCTGTTCATGAGCCGCGGCACGGTGAAGACGCACTTGGCGCACGTGTACGCGAAGCTGGGCATCGCGAACCGCACGGAGCTGGCCACGCTCGCGGCGGCCCGCCTGAGCTGA
- a CDS encoding SDR family oxidoreductase, with translation MVLRQNILITSASSGLGEGMARQFAAKGRNLALCARRTERLEKLAAELTAAHPGIQVVTRTLDVTDHDRVFAVFAEFRDELGSLDRVIVNAGLGKGQRVGTGRFDANRQTLEVNFVAAAAQIEAAAGIFREQGAGHLAVISSFSALRPFPGKLTAYAASKAGISAFVDGTRIELKRQGIAVTDVRPGYIESEMNDRIGRNPVLAKAETGARALAKAIEAEPRRAYVPAWPWVPLSVVMRVVPAALLRKFA, from the coding sequence ATGGTTCTCCGGCAGAACATCCTGATCACCAGCGCCAGCAGCGGGCTGGGCGAGGGCATGGCCCGCCAGTTCGCGGCGAAGGGGCGCAACCTGGCGCTGTGCGCGCGGCGCACCGAGCGGCTCGAGAAGCTGGCCGCCGAACTGACCGCGGCGCACCCCGGGATCCAGGTCGTCACGCGCACCCTCGACGTCACCGACCACGACCGCGTGTTCGCCGTCTTCGCGGAGTTCCGCGACGAGCTCGGGTCCCTCGACCGGGTGATTGTGAACGCCGGGCTCGGGAAGGGGCAGCGGGTCGGCACGGGCCGGTTCGACGCCAACCGCCAGACCCTCGAGGTCAACTTCGTCGCGGCGGCCGCCCAGATCGAGGCCGCCGCCGGCATCTTCCGCGAGCAGGGCGCCGGCCACCTCGCCGTCATCTCCTCGTTCAGCGCGCTGCGCCCGTTCCCGGGCAAGCTCACCGCGTACGCCGCTTCGAAGGCCGGGATCTCGGCGTTCGTCGACGGCACCCGGATCGAGCTGAAGCGCCAGGGCATCGCCGTCACCGACGTCCGGCCCGGCTACATCGAGTCGGAGATGAACGACCGGATCGGCCGGAACCCCGTGCTGGCCAAGGCCGAAACCGGAGCCAGGGCGCTGGCCAAGGCGATCGAGGCCGAACCGCGCCGCGCCTACGTCCCGGCGTGGCCGTGGGTGCCGCTGAGCGTCGTCATGCGCGTGGTGCCGGCGGCGCTGCTGCGGAAGTTCGCGTGA
- a CDS encoding histidine phosphatase family protein, with product MGAIYLVRHGQASFGAADYDALSPRGFEQSTVVGAELLRRNVSFSQVRSGSLARQRDTAATALKVLGSDVPVVEDPRWNEYDHVDIAHHHAGGAPQEDSRAYQGVLDAALTAWTSAGADGPCAETWPAFLARCRDALSDLVAALGKGEHAVVFTSGGVIATICGLLVGTPETGLLKLNRVTVNGGITKLVSGRGGVTLLSFNEHPHFEADTAALLTYR from the coding sequence GTGGGCGCCATCTACCTGGTCCGGCACGGTCAGGCGTCCTTCGGCGCGGCCGACTACGACGCGCTGTCCCCGCGCGGCTTCGAGCAGTCCACTGTGGTCGGTGCGGAACTGCTGCGGCGCAACGTCTCCTTCAGCCAGGTCCGGTCCGGCTCGTTGGCCCGCCAGCGCGACACCGCGGCGACGGCGCTGAAAGTGCTCGGCAGCGACGTCCCGGTGGTCGAGGACCCGCGCTGGAACGAGTACGACCACGTCGACATCGCCCACCACCACGCCGGCGGGGCACCCCAGGAGGATTCGCGGGCCTACCAGGGCGTCCTGGACGCGGCACTGACGGCGTGGACGTCGGCCGGTGCCGACGGGCCGTGCGCCGAGACGTGGCCCGCGTTCCTCGCGCGGTGCCGAGACGCGCTTTCGGACCTGGTCGCGGCCCTGGGCAAGGGGGAACACGCGGTCGTGTTCACCTCCGGCGGGGTGATCGCGACGATCTGCGGCCTGCTCGTGGGGACCCCCGAAACCGGGCTGCTCAAGCTCAACCGCGTCACGGTCAACGGCGGGATCACCAAGCTGGTGTCCGGGCGCGGCGGCGTCACGCTGCTGTCGTTCAACGAGCACCCGCACTTCGAGGCGGACACGGCCGCATTGCTCACCTACCGGTAG
- a CDS encoding nuclear transport factor 2 family protein, which translates to METFEELLARWRDADADGDTEALAPLLADGFRGDGPAGRVLDKAGWPGRVPAGAFRWTRLQVTPSVGVATGHRDGVACTVVAERRDGRWRVVNVQRGS; encoded by the coding sequence GTGGAGACGTTCGAGGAACTGCTGGCCCGCTGGCGGGACGCCGACGCGGACGGCGACACCGAGGCGCTGGCGCCGCTGCTCGCCGACGGCTTCCGCGGCGACGGGCCGGCCGGGCGCGTGCTCGACAAGGCCGGCTGGCCCGGCCGCGTCCCGGCGGGCGCGTTCCGGTGGACGCGCCTGCAGGTGACGCCGTCGGTCGGCGTCGCGACCGGGCACCGCGACGGCGTCGCCTGCACAGTGGTCGCCGAACGCCGCGATGGGCGCTGGCGAGTTGTCAACGTCCAGCGCGGGTCATGA